The Thermobispora bispora DSM 43833 genome window below encodes:
- a CDS encoding HAD family hydrolase, protein MTHIVWDWNGTLFHDIEAVVQATNRLFQPYGIGPYDIEGFREVYTRPIWVAYERMLGRPLREGEWEMLDRGFHEHYHSLMEACQLTEGALASLQAWQESGRTQSLLSMWRHERLVGKVSELGIDGHFVRVDGSRTSSGGHKAEHMVEHLRALGIDPEKVVVIGDSVDDAHAAQHVGARAILYAGGMTKRSELERVGVPVVDRLADALDLI, encoded by the coding sequence ATGACGCACATAGTCTGGGACTGGAACGGGACTCTCTTCCACGACATCGAAGCGGTCGTCCAGGCGACCAACCGGCTTTTCCAGCCGTACGGCATCGGCCCGTACGACATCGAGGGCTTCCGCGAGGTCTACACCCGGCCGATCTGGGTGGCGTACGAGCGCATGCTCGGCCGTCCGCTCCGGGAGGGCGAGTGGGAGATGCTCGACCGGGGGTTCCACGAGCACTACCACAGCCTGATGGAGGCCTGCCAGCTCACCGAGGGCGCGCTCGCCAGCCTGCAGGCCTGGCAGGAATCCGGCCGGACCCAGTCGCTGCTCTCCATGTGGCGGCACGAGCGGCTGGTCGGCAAGGTGAGCGAACTCGGCATCGACGGGCACTTCGTCCGGGTCGACGGGTCGCGCACCTCGTCGGGCGGGCACAAGGCCGAGCACATGGTGGAGCACCTCCGCGCCCTCGGCATCGACCCCGAGAAGGTCGTGGTGATCGGCGACAGCGTGGACGACGCCCACGCCGCCCAGCACGTCGGCGCCCGGGCGATCCTCTACGCCGGGGGCATGACCAAGCGGTCGGAGCTGGAACGCGTCGGCGTCCCCGTCGTGGACCGGCTCGCCGACGCCCTCGACCTGATCTGA
- a CDS encoding DUF6912 family protein gives MRVYLPCTLPALAEVLKAGELGPAPLTGYAVTPALIEWYASGDTEELEYVAMTEAARASLRLLAAAGPGVVARRVVIAAEVPEEAVAAGTDPAERGRVEVRKPVPLRKIASVHVDDPAAIPDIEAAIAALPGADAGDEDARFVVDGAEDHELMWYARQEIRDLLA, from the coding sequence ATGCGCGTCTATCTGCCGTGCACGCTCCCCGCGCTGGCCGAGGTGCTCAAGGCGGGGGAGCTGGGACCGGCCCCGTTGACCGGTTACGCGGTCACCCCCGCGTTGATCGAGTGGTACGCCTCCGGCGACACCGAGGAGCTGGAGTACGTCGCGATGACCGAGGCGGCCCGCGCCTCGCTGCGCCTGCTCGCCGCCGCCGGCCCCGGAGTGGTGGCCCGGCGCGTGGTGATCGCCGCCGAAGTCCCCGAGGAGGCCGTGGCGGCCGGCACCGACCCGGCCGAGCGCGGCCGGGTGGAGGTGCGCAAGCCCGTCCCGCTGCGGAAGATCGCGTCGGTCCACGTGGACGACCCGGCCGCGATCCCCGACATCGAGGCGGCGATCGCCGCGCTGCCCGGCGCCGACGCCGGGGACGAGGACGCCCGCTTCGTGGTCGACGGCGCCGAGGACCACGAGCTGATGTGGTACGCCCGGCAGGAGATCAGGGATCTGCTGGCCTGA
- a CDS encoding acetoacetate--CoA ligase, translating to MVQEGDLLWEPTHEVIRAARITRFQEWLGRGGQDYPELWRWSVESPEEFWPAIWDYFGVVGERGTGPVLSGSMPGTEWFPGARLNYAENALRGDPDRLAVIFRDEAGNRRTFTLGELRAEVGRVRAGLARLGVGRGDRVAAYVPNIPEALIAFLATASLGAIWSSCSPDFGASSVADRFAQIEPKALIAVDGYRYAGKPYDRSAVVREIAAKLPSLQAVVWVPLFGGDGPAPAADGGVRALSWAELRSEEAGLEFERVPFGHPLWVLYSSGTTGLPKPIVHGHGGIVLEHLKSLSFHQDLGEGDVFFWYTTTGWMMWNYLIGGLLVGATVVLYDGSATHPGTDALWRLAADEGITYFGTGAPYLLASMKAKVRPTGLERLRGIGSTGSPLPPEGFAWVYSDVKADVQLGSFSGGTDVCTGFVGAVPLLPVRAGVIPCRCLGASVEAYDPEGKPLIGEVGELVLTRPMPSMPVMFWNDPSGERYRESYFADYPGVWRHGDWIKILPDGGCVIYGRSDATLNRGGVRMGTSEFYRVVERFDEIVDSLVIDTGRLGQEGRLLLYVVLAEGASLTEELTSAIRAALRTELSPRHVPDEIHAVPGIPRTLSGKKLEVPVRKILLGTPVEQAANPDALANPETLQYFVPRK from the coding sequence ATGGTTCAGGAAGGCGATCTGCTCTGGGAGCCGACCCACGAGGTCATCCGCGCCGCCCGGATCACCCGCTTCCAAGAGTGGCTGGGGCGCGGCGGCCAGGACTACCCGGAGCTGTGGCGGTGGTCCGTCGAATCACCGGAGGAATTCTGGCCCGCGATCTGGGACTACTTCGGCGTCGTCGGCGAGCGCGGAACCGGTCCCGTGCTCTCCGGCTCGATGCCGGGCACCGAATGGTTCCCGGGCGCGCGGCTCAACTACGCGGAGAACGCGCTGCGCGGCGACCCCGACCGGCTCGCGGTGATCTTCCGCGATGAGGCGGGGAACCGGCGGACGTTCACCCTCGGCGAGCTCCGCGCGGAGGTGGGCCGGGTGCGGGCCGGGCTGGCCCGGCTCGGCGTGGGCCGCGGCGACCGGGTCGCCGCGTACGTCCCCAACATCCCGGAGGCCCTCATCGCCTTCCTCGCCACGGCGTCCCTCGGGGCCATCTGGTCGTCCTGCTCCCCGGACTTCGGCGCGTCCAGCGTGGCCGACCGGTTCGCCCAGATCGAGCCGAAGGCGCTGATCGCCGTGGACGGGTACCGCTACGCCGGCAAGCCGTACGACCGGTCGGCCGTGGTCCGGGAGATCGCCGCGAAGCTGCCGAGCCTGCAGGCCGTGGTGTGGGTCCCGCTGTTCGGCGGGGACGGCCCCGCCCCGGCGGCCGACGGCGGGGTGCGCGCCCTGTCCTGGGCGGAGCTGCGGTCCGAGGAGGCCGGGCTCGAGTTCGAACGGGTCCCGTTCGGCCACCCGCTGTGGGTGCTGTACTCGTCCGGCACCACCGGCCTGCCCAAGCCGATCGTCCACGGCCACGGCGGGATCGTGCTCGAGCACCTCAAGTCGCTCTCGTTCCACCAGGACCTCGGCGAGGGCGACGTGTTCTTCTGGTACACCACCACCGGCTGGATGATGTGGAACTACCTCATCGGCGGCCTGCTGGTCGGCGCCACGGTGGTGCTGTACGACGGCAGCGCGACCCACCCGGGCACGGACGCGCTCTGGCGGCTCGCCGCCGACGAGGGAATCACGTACTTCGGCACCGGCGCGCCGTACCTGCTCGCCTCGATGAAGGCGAAGGTACGGCCCACCGGGCTGGAGCGGCTGCGGGGGATCGGATCGACCGGGTCCCCGCTCCCGCCCGAGGGCTTCGCCTGGGTCTACTCGGACGTGAAGGCGGACGTGCAGCTCGGCTCGTTCTCCGGCGGCACCGACGTGTGCACCGGCTTCGTCGGCGCCGTGCCGCTGCTGCCCGTGCGGGCCGGGGTGATCCCCTGCCGCTGCCTCGGCGCCTCGGTGGAGGCCTACGACCCGGAGGGCAAGCCGCTGATCGGCGAGGTCGGGGAGCTGGTGCTCACCAGGCCGATGCCCTCGATGCCGGTGATGTTCTGGAACGACCCGTCGGGGGAGCGCTACCGGGAGTCGTACTTCGCCGACTACCCGGGCGTGTGGCGGCACGGCGACTGGATCAAGATCCTCCCGGACGGCGGGTGCGTGATCTACGGCCGCTCCGACGCCACGCTCAACCGGGGCGGGGTCCGGATGGGCACCAGCGAGTTCTACCGGGTGGTCGAGCGCTTCGACGAGATCGTCGACAGCCTGGTGATCGACACGGGCCGGCTGGGGCAGGAGGGCCGGCTGCTGCTCTACGTGGTGCTCGCCGAGGGCGCCTCGCTCACCGAGGAGCTGACCTCGGCCATCCGCGCGGCGCTGCGCACCGAGCTGTCCCCGCGCCACGTGCCCGACGAGATCCACGCCGTGCCCGGCATCCCGCGCACGCTCTCCGGGAAGAAGCTCGAGGTCCCGGTCCGCAAGATCCTGCTCGGCACCCCGGTCGAGCAGGCGGCCAACCCGGACGCCCTCGCCAACCCCGAGACGCTGCAGTACTTCGTGCCCCGGAAGTGA
- a CDS encoding NAD-glutamate dehydrogenase yields the protein MSLDVALSRDESDKALDELLRAAAEACADTLGVRQVDGEDVLGYLRRYYKNVTPEELTGRGLAEVYGPALAHRRMAELRPQGRALVRVHTPTRDEDGWETGRSVVQIVTDDMPYLVDSVTAEIDRHGIGCYLVVHPQPEVRRDVTGALLDPGAEHLSGQVIRESWMYIEIDRQPDPARCARLEEDLQRVLLDVRSAVEDADKMRALVLRIADDLTAAPPPVDAAEVGESADLLRWLADGHFLFLGSREYRLSRAEEGEHLSAVPGTGLGILRADKAESDSFAALSPELRARARDPRVLIITKANSRSTVSRPNYLDYVGVKVFSPEGDVIGERRFLGLFTHTAYSESITRIPVLRRKLAEVLDRVGIAADSHDGKDLIEILDTYPRSELFQTSVDHLVPIALGLLRLRERKQVRLFLRRDDYGRYISCLIFLPRDRYTTKVRVAMQRILLEELGGTSFDYSAVVGESMLARLHVVVRGEPDTPVRELPENVEELEARLAAAARIWEDDLAAALQELCGDEEAARLIERYGSAFPEGYKADFSPYDAVADIKRLERLSDDPADIGMNLYRPEGAAAGEYRFALYRLGAPISLSRVLPLLQRMGVEVVDERPYEITRDHGASGQAWIYDFGLRFTPPADVDERELRRLFHDAFAVLWRGDVECDGFNALVLAAGLTWEEAEVLRAYARYLRQAGTTFSQEYIERALLGNVRIARLLVRLFEARFDPRLPADARTEVCDALNEEILASLDDVASLDEDRILRAYLEMINATLRTNVFQPARADGRDPGSGGSKFVTGKRKPYISLKFDPQAISVLPQPRPKYEIFVYSPRVEGVHLRFGKVARGGLRWSDRMEDFRTEILGLVKAQMVKNTVIVPTGSKGGFVVKRPVTGGRDEQLAEGIACYRQFISGMLDLTDNLVGGRVTPPADTVRHDGDDPYLVVAADKGTATFSDIANEVAREYGFWLGDAFASGGSVGYDHKAMGITARGAWESVKFHFRTMGIDVQTTDFTVVGIGDMSGDVFGNGMLQSEHIKLIAAFDHRHIFVDPSPDPARSYAERLRLFRLPRSSWDDYDRSCISPGGGVWPRTAKSIPVSPQMRSALGLPDGVTSLTPNELISAILRAPVDLLWNGGIGTFVKATAENNADVGDKANDAVRVNASELRCKVVGEGGNLGFTQLGRIEYALGGGLINTDFIDNSAGVDTSDHEVNIKILLDEAVRDGEISAEERDRIFLGMTDEVARLVLEDNYAQNLVLAAARAQAPEMLHVHTRYLRKLERDGLVDRKLESLPSEKALAERRQAGLGLTGPEFAVLLAYTKLLIDSELLQSDIPDEPYLESWLVSYFPSALRERFRSYMDAHPLRREIITTRVVNDVVNFGGTTFLFRFWEETGASTADIVRAYLVTREVFDLPGVVRQIQALDNKVDTATQLAMLFEARKLSERGTRWLLVNRRPPVELGPTAELFAKGARELLGVLPSLLVGRDLAAYEERRDHFIARGVPKDLAERIAVMVPAYSTFDLVEIAAQTGRPLQEVAEVYFALADRLELTRLRERVIALPRDSRWSSMARSALRDDLYAAHAVLTRQVLTVSEAGLSPEERLDRWTEANRPALARMRQTISEIWESGTFDLATLSVALRAVRTLVTASDLPYAEG from the coding sequence ATGTCGCTCGATGTAGCGCTAAGCCGGGACGAATCGGATAAAGCGCTGGACGAGCTCCTCCGCGCCGCGGCCGAGGCCTGCGCCGACACGCTCGGCGTGCGGCAGGTCGACGGCGAGGACGTGCTCGGCTATCTGCGGCGGTACTACAAGAACGTCACCCCCGAAGAACTGACCGGGCGCGGCCTCGCCGAGGTGTACGGCCCGGCGCTCGCGCACCGCCGCATGGCCGAGCTGCGCCCGCAGGGCCGGGCGCTGGTCCGGGTTCACACCCCCACCCGCGATGAGGACGGGTGGGAGACCGGCCGCTCCGTGGTGCAGATCGTCACCGACGACATGCCGTACCTCGTGGACTCGGTGACCGCCGAGATCGACCGGCACGGCATCGGGTGCTACCTGGTCGTCCACCCGCAGCCGGAGGTACGGCGGGACGTGACCGGCGCGCTCCTCGACCCCGGCGCGGAGCACCTCAGCGGCCAGGTGATCCGTGAGTCCTGGATGTACATCGAGATCGACCGGCAGCCCGACCCGGCCAGGTGCGCCCGGCTCGAGGAGGACCTGCAGCGCGTGCTCCTCGACGTCCGCTCCGCGGTCGAGGACGCGGACAAGATGCGGGCGCTCGTGCTGCGGATCGCCGACGACCTCACCGCGGCCCCGCCCCCGGTCGACGCGGCCGAGGTCGGGGAGAGCGCCGACCTGCTCCGCTGGCTCGCCGACGGGCACTTCCTCTTCCTCGGCAGCCGCGAGTACCGGCTGTCCCGCGCCGAGGAGGGCGAGCACCTGAGCGCCGTGCCGGGCACCGGTCTGGGCATCCTCCGCGCCGACAAGGCCGAGTCGGACAGCTTCGCCGCCCTCTCCCCGGAGCTCAGGGCGCGGGCCCGGGACCCCCGGGTCCTCATCATCACCAAGGCGAACAGCCGTTCGACGGTCTCCCGCCCGAACTACCTCGACTACGTGGGGGTGAAGGTCTTCTCCCCCGAGGGCGACGTGATCGGCGAGCGCCGGTTCCTCGGCCTGTTCACCCACACGGCCTACAGCGAGTCGATCACCCGGATCCCGGTGCTCCGGCGCAAGCTCGCCGAGGTGCTCGACCGGGTCGGCATCGCCGCGGACAGCCACGACGGCAAGGACCTCATCGAGATCCTCGACACCTACCCGCGCTCGGAGCTCTTCCAGACCTCGGTCGACCACCTCGTCCCGATCGCGCTCGGCCTGCTCCGGCTCCGCGAGCGCAAGCAGGTGCGGCTCTTCCTCCGCCGGGACGACTACGGCCGGTACATCTCCTGCCTGATCTTCCTGCCGCGCGACCGGTACACCACGAAGGTCCGGGTCGCCATGCAGCGGATCCTCCTGGAGGAGCTGGGCGGCACCTCGTTCGACTACAGCGCCGTGGTCGGCGAGTCGATGCTCGCCCGGCTGCACGTCGTGGTCCGCGGGGAGCCGGACACGCCCGTGCGCGAGCTCCCCGAGAACGTGGAGGAGCTCGAGGCCCGGCTCGCCGCGGCCGCGCGGATCTGGGAGGACGACCTCGCCGCCGCCCTCCAGGAGCTCTGCGGCGACGAGGAGGCCGCCCGGCTGATCGAGCGGTACGGCTCGGCCTTCCCGGAGGGCTACAAGGCGGACTTCTCCCCGTACGACGCGGTCGCCGACATCAAGCGGCTCGAGCGGCTCAGCGACGACCCCGCCGACATCGGGATGAACCTCTACCGGCCCGAGGGGGCGGCCGCCGGCGAGTACCGGTTCGCGCTCTACCGCCTCGGCGCGCCGATCTCGCTCTCCCGGGTGCTCCCGCTCCTCCAGCGGATGGGCGTCGAGGTCGTGGACGAGCGGCCGTACGAGATCACCCGGGACCACGGCGCGTCCGGCCAGGCGTGGATCTACGACTTCGGGCTCCGCTTCACGCCCCCCGCGGACGTGGACGAGCGGGAGCTGCGGCGCCTGTTCCACGACGCCTTCGCCGTGCTGTGGCGCGGCGACGTGGAGTGCGACGGCTTCAACGCGCTCGTGCTCGCCGCCGGCCTCACCTGGGAGGAGGCCGAGGTGCTGCGGGCCTACGCGCGGTACCTCCGGCAGGCCGGGACCACGTTCAGCCAGGAGTACATCGAGCGCGCCCTCCTCGGCAACGTCCGGATCGCCCGGCTGCTGGTCCGCCTGTTCGAGGCCCGGTTCGACCCCCGGCTGCCCGCGGACGCGCGGACCGAGGTCTGCGACGCGCTCAACGAGGAGATCCTCGCCTCGCTCGACGACGTCGCCTCGCTCGACGAGGACCGGATCCTCCGGGCCTACCTCGAGATGATCAACGCGACGCTCCGGACCAACGTCTTCCAGCCGGCCCGCGCCGACGGCCGGGACCCCGGATCGGGCGGGAGCAAGTTCGTCACCGGCAAGCGCAAGCCGTACATCTCGCTGAAGTTCGACCCGCAGGCGATCAGCGTGCTGCCGCAGCCGCGGCCGAAGTACGAGATCTTCGTCTACTCGCCGCGGGTCGAGGGCGTGCACCTGCGCTTCGGCAAGGTCGCCCGGGGCGGGCTCCGCTGGTCGGACCGGATGGAGGACTTCCGCACCGAGATCCTCGGCCTGGTCAAGGCGCAGATGGTGAAGAACACCGTCATCGTCCCGACCGGGTCCAAGGGCGGGTTCGTGGTGAAGCGCCCGGTCACCGGCGGCCGGGACGAGCAGCTCGCCGAGGGCATCGCGTGCTACCGCCAGTTCATCTCCGGCATGCTCGACCTCACCGACAACCTGGTCGGGGGCCGGGTGACGCCGCCGGCGGACACGGTCCGGCACGACGGGGACGACCCCTACCTGGTGGTCGCGGCGGACAAGGGCACCGCGACCTTCTCCGACATCGCCAACGAGGTGGCGCGGGAGTACGGGTTCTGGCTCGGGGACGCGTTCGCCTCCGGCGGCTCGGTCGGCTACGACCACAAGGCGATGGGCATCACCGCCCGCGGCGCGTGGGAGTCGGTGAAGTTCCACTTCCGGACCATGGGCATCGACGTCCAGACCACCGACTTCACCGTCGTCGGGATCGGCGACATGTCCGGTGACGTGTTCGGCAACGGCATGCTCCAGTCCGAGCACATCAAGCTGATCGCCGCCTTCGACCACCGGCACATCTTCGTCGACCCCTCGCCCGACCCGGCCCGCTCCTACGCCGAGCGGCTCCGGCTCTTCCGGCTCCCGCGCAGCTCCTGGGACGACTACGACCGGTCGTGCATCTCCCCGGGCGGCGGCGTGTGGCCGCGGACGGCCAAGTCCATCCCGGTCTCCCCGCAGATGCGCAGCGCCCTCGGGCTGCCCGACGGCGTGACGTCGCTCACCCCGAACGAGCTGATCAGCGCGATCCTGCGCGCCCCGGTGGACCTGCTGTGGAACGGGGGCATCGGCACCTTCGTCAAGGCCACCGCGGAGAACAACGCCGACGTCGGGGACAAGGCCAACGACGCGGTCCGGGTGAACGCCTCCGAGCTGCGCTGCAAGGTCGTCGGCGAAGGGGGCAACCTCGGCTTCACCCAGCTCGGCCGGATCGAGTACGCGCTGGGCGGCGGGCTGATCAACACCGACTTCATCGACAACTCGGCCGGCGTGGACACCTCCGACCACGAGGTGAACATCAAGATCCTCCTGGACGAGGCGGTCCGCGACGGCGAGATCTCCGCCGAGGAGCGCGACCGGATCTTCCTCGGCATGACCGACGAGGTCGCCCGGCTGGTGCTCGAGGACAACTACGCGCAGAACCTCGTGCTCGCCGCCGCCCGGGCGCAGGCGCCGGAGATGCTCCACGTCCACACCCGCTACCTGCGGAAGCTGGAGCGCGACGGCCTGGTCGACCGGAAGCTGGAGTCCCTGCCCTCGGAGAAGGCGCTCGCCGAGCGCCGGCAGGCCGGCCTCGGCCTCACCGGCCCGGAGTTCGCCGTCCTGCTCGCCTACACCAAGCTGCTGATCGACTCCGAGCTGCTCCAGTCGGACATCCCCGATGAGCCGTACCTGGAGTCGTGGCTCGTGTCGTACTTCCCGTCGGCGCTCCGGGAGCGGTTCCGCTCGTACATGGACGCCCACCCCCTCCGCCGGGAGATCATCACCACCCGCGTGGTGAACGACGTGGTCAACTTCGGCGGGACCACGTTCCTCTTCCGGTTCTGGGAGGAGACCGGGGCCTCCACCGCCGACATCGTCCGCGCCTACCTGGTCACCCGCGAGGTGTTCGACCTCCCCGGCGTGGTGCGCCAGATCCAGGCGCTGGACAACAAGGTGGACACCGCCACGCAGCTCGCCATGCTCTTCGAGGCGCGGAAGCTCTCCGAGCGGGGGACCCGGTGGCTGCTCGTCAACCGGAGGCCGCCGGTGGAGCTCGGGCCGACGGCCGAGCTCTTCGCCAAGGGCGCCAGGGAGCTGCTCGGCGTTCTGCCGTCGCTGCTCGTCGGCCGGGACCTCGCCGCGTACGAGGAGCGGAGGGACCACTTCATCGCCCGCGGGGTGCCGAAGGACCTGGCCGAGCGCATCGCGGTGATGGTGCCCGCCTACTCCACGTTCGACCTGGTGGAGATCGCCGCCCAGACGGGCCGGCCGCTCCAGGAGGTGGCCGAGGTCTACTTCGCCCTGGCCGACCGGCTGGAGCTCACCCGGCTCCGGGAGCGGGTGATCGCGCTGCCGCGGGACAGCCGGTGGAGCTCCATGGCCCGCTCCGCGCTCCGCGACGACCTGTACGCGGCGCACGCCGTGCTGACCCGTCAGGTGCTGACGGTCAGCGAGGCCGGGCTCTCCCCGGAGGAGCGGCTCGACCGGTGGACCGAGGCGAACCGGCCGGCCCTGGCCCGGATGCGGCAGACGATCTCCGAGATCTGGGAGAGCGGCACCTTCGACCTCGCCACGCTCTCCGTGGCGCTGCGCGCGGTCCGGACGCTGGTGACCGCCAGCGACCTGCCGTACGCCGAAGGCTGA
- a CDS encoding HAD family hydrolase encodes MILTEAAINRLVLWNVDLTLVDVSIVTRDAYADAFRMVTGRPMVKLAPALGRPESEIIFETLAINGIAAEEHHLPRFLDALAVSFAERRDRLAKDGRMMPGARDALKALSKLKGVVQSVLTGGIRDNAVLKLKAFRLDKWIDFEVGGYGEEVYPKATLLQVAQSRAKEKYGATFTKENTVFIGDSPRDVQAAKFGGARMIAVATGRATASELEEAGADIVLPDLENASEVVAAVARLTDPAERPVR; translated from the coding sequence GTGATCCTCACGGAGGCCGCGATCAACCGCCTCGTTCTCTGGAACGTCGATCTCACGCTCGTCGACGTCAGCATCGTCACGCGCGACGCCTACGCGGACGCGTTCCGGATGGTGACCGGGCGGCCGATGGTGAAGCTCGCCCCGGCCCTGGGCCGCCCGGAGTCAGAGATCATCTTCGAGACCTTGGCCATCAACGGCATCGCCGCCGAGGAGCACCACCTGCCGCGCTTCCTCGACGCGCTCGCCGTGAGCTTCGCCGAGCGGCGGGACCGCCTGGCGAAGGACGGGCGGATGATGCCGGGCGCGCGGGACGCGCTCAAGGCGCTGTCCAAGCTCAAGGGAGTGGTCCAGTCGGTGCTCACCGGCGGCATCCGGGACAACGCCGTGCTCAAGCTCAAGGCGTTCCGGCTGGACAAGTGGATCGACTTCGAAGTGGGCGGCTACGGGGAGGAGGTCTACCCCAAGGCCACCCTCCTCCAGGTGGCGCAGAGCCGGGCGAAGGAGAAGTACGGCGCCACGTTCACCAAGGAGAACACCGTGTTCATCGGGGACTCCCCCCGGGACGTCCAGGCGGCGAAGTTCGGCGGCGCCCGGATGATCGCCGTGGCCACCGGCCGCGCCACCGCGAGCGAGCTGGAGGAGGCGGGCGCCGACATCGTCCTCCCCGACCTGGAGAACGCCTCCGAGGTCGTCGCCGCGGTCGCCCGGCTCACCGACCCGGCGGAGCGGCCCGTGCGCTGA
- a CDS encoding HAD family hydrolase, with translation MLKGVLIDWGGVLTTSMAESVARWMEADRIDPHHYRQVMRELLNHAYAGGPGENPIHALERGEMPASEFERRLAAMLRTVDGEPPEAAGLLTRMFAWFRPVAEMHDMLRMARSHGLATCLVSNSWGVEYPRDGWDELFDAVVISGEVGMRKPEPGIYHHALGLLGLDAPQCVFIDDIKANIEAAQALGLVGIHHREPATTLSELERLFRLPFRPAR, from the coding sequence GTGCTCAAGGGCGTGCTCATCGACTGGGGTGGTGTGCTCACCACGAGCATGGCCGAGTCCGTCGCGAGGTGGATGGAGGCCGACCGGATCGATCCCCACCACTACCGGCAGGTGATGCGGGAGCTCCTCAACCACGCCTACGCGGGCGGGCCGGGGGAGAACCCGATCCACGCCCTCGAGCGGGGCGAGATGCCCGCCTCCGAGTTCGAACGGCGGCTCGCCGCGATGCTGCGCACGGTCGACGGGGAACCGCCCGAGGCCGCCGGCCTGCTCACCCGGATGTTCGCCTGGTTCCGGCCCGTGGCGGAGATGCACGACATGCTGCGGATGGCCCGCTCCCACGGCCTCGCCACGTGCCTGGTGTCCAACTCGTGGGGGGTCGAGTACCCCCGCGACGGCTGGGACGAGCTGTTCGACGCGGTCGTCATCTCCGGTGAGGTGGGGATGCGCAAGCCCGAGCCCGGCATCTACCACCACGCGCTCGGCCTGCTCGGGCTCGACGCCCCGCAGTGCGTGTTCATCGACGACATCAAGGCGAACATCGAGGCGGCCCAGGCGCTCGGCCTCGTCGGCATCCACCACCGGGAGCCCGCCACGACCCTGTCGGAGCTGGAGCGGCTGTTCCGCCTGCCCTTCCGCCCGGCCCGGTGA
- a CDS encoding glycoside hydrolase family 3 protein produces the protein MSLEDKVGQLFMIVVYGPRAGAAHQENTARYGVATPAEVVRRFRPGGVILFPWAGNISTAEQVAALTTGLRKASPLVPLMVGVDQENGEVARLGSLVTKLPGAPAIGRTRDPRLARDVARVTGEELRDLGIAVDFAPVADVSAKGSFIRSRAYGSDPKLVSAMVRAAVEGFHAAGVASVAKHFPGHGGTSVDSHQDLPVITYSKARWRRVDAPPFRAAIERGVDAIMTAHVAMPRLDPSGDPATLSRAVITGLLRGELGYDGVVVTDALDMAGVRKRYGDAEVAVRAILAGADLLLMPPDLPTAYQAVLTAVRSGRIPERRIDESVLRILRLKERRGVLGPTRTDPGGVKSAEHLKVARRVAAAIADAR, from the coding sequence ACCGCCCGGTACGGCGTGGCCACCCCGGCCGAGGTGGTGCGCAGGTTCCGCCCCGGCGGAGTGATCCTCTTCCCGTGGGCGGGCAACATCTCCACCGCCGAGCAGGTCGCCGCGCTCACCACCGGGCTCCGGAAGGCGTCCCCCCTGGTGCCGCTCATGGTCGGCGTCGACCAGGAGAACGGCGAGGTGGCGCGGCTGGGGTCGCTGGTGACCAAGCTGCCGGGCGCCCCGGCGATCGGGCGGACCCGCGATCCGCGGCTCGCGCGGGACGTGGCGCGGGTGACCGGTGAGGAGCTGCGCGACCTGGGGATCGCGGTGGACTTCGCGCCGGTCGCCGACGTCAGCGCCAAGGGGTCGTTCATCCGGTCGCGGGCCTACGGGTCCGATCCGAAGCTCGTCTCGGCCATGGTGCGGGCGGCCGTGGAGGGGTTCCACGCCGCCGGCGTCGCCTCGGTCGCCAAGCACTTCCCCGGGCACGGCGGCACCAGCGTGGACAGCCACCAGGACCTGCCGGTCATCACGTACTCCAAGGCCCGGTGGCGGCGCGTGGACGCGCCGCCGTTCCGGGCGGCGATCGAGCGCGGCGTGGACGCGATCATGACCGCGCACGTGGCCATGCCGAGGCTCGACCCCTCCGGCGACCCCGCCACGCTCTCCCGCGCGGTGATCACCGGCCTGCTCCGCGGGGAGCTCGGGTACGACGGGGTGGTCGTCACCGACGCGCTCGACATGGCCGGGGTGCGCAAGCGGTACGGCGACGCCGAGGTGGCGGTGCGGGCGATCCTCGCCGGCGCGGATCTGCTCCTCATGCCGCCCGACCTGCCCACCGCGTACCAGGCGGTGCTGACCGCGGTGCGGTCCGGCCGCATCCCCGAACGGCGGATCGACGAGTCGGTGCTCCGCATCCTCCGGCTGAAGGAGCGGCGCGGCGTCCTCGGGCCCACCCGCACCGATCCGGGCGGGGTGAAGTCGGCCGAGCACCTCAAGGTGGCGCGGCGGGTGGCGGCGGCCATCGCCGACGCCAGGTAG